From a region of the Mycobacteroides saopaulense genome:
- the rfbA gene encoding glucose-1-phosphate thymidylyltransferase RfbA — MRGIILAGGSGTRLHPITMGVSKQLLPVYDKPLVYYPLSTLIMAGVRDILVITTPADAPAFERLLGDGSAFGINLSYAVQPEPEGLAQAFVIGAEHIGTDTAMLALGDNVFYGPGLGTSLRRFENIDGGAIFAYWVANPSAYGVVEFDAAGVPLSLEEKPASPKSHYAVPGLYFYDNDVIEIARSLQKSARGEYEITEINQIYLDQGRLSVEVLPRGTAWLDTGTFDSLLDASDYVRTIERRQGLKIGVPEEIAWRAGFINDDQLAARAQKLLKSGYGSYLLQLLQRK, encoded by the coding sequence TTGCGCGGCATCATTCTCGCAGGCGGCTCGGGCACTCGTCTGCACCCGATAACGATGGGTGTGAGTAAGCAGCTGCTGCCGGTCTACGACAAACCGCTGGTCTACTACCCGTTGTCAACACTGATCATGGCCGGCGTCCGCGACATCCTGGTGATCACCACGCCCGCTGATGCTCCGGCATTCGAGCGCCTTCTCGGCGACGGCTCGGCATTCGGTATCAACCTGAGCTACGCCGTACAGCCCGAACCCGAGGGGCTGGCACAGGCATTCGTCATCGGGGCCGAGCACATCGGCACCGACACGGCCATGCTCGCGCTGGGTGACAACGTCTTCTACGGACCCGGCCTGGGTACGAGTCTGCGCAGGTTCGAGAACATCGACGGTGGCGCGATTTTCGCGTACTGGGTAGCCAATCCATCGGCTTACGGTGTGGTCGAGTTCGACGCCGCCGGGGTTCCCCTGTCCCTGGAAGAAAAGCCCGCGTCCCCGAAGTCTCATTACGCGGTTCCTGGGTTGTACTTCTACGACAACGACGTCATCGAGATCGCGCGCTCGCTTCAGAAGTCCGCGCGTGGCGAATACGAGATAACGGAGATCAACCAGATCTACCTCGATCAGGGCCGACTCTCCGTCGAAGTCCTTCCGCGCGGAACGGCCTGGTTGGACACCGGTACCTTCGATTCGCTGCTGGATGCCAGCGATTACGTCCGCACCATCGAACGCCGTCAGGGTCTGAAAATTGGCGTGCCGGAAGAAATTGCATGGCGCGCCGGTTTCATCAATGACGATCAACTTGCCGCCCGTGCCCAAAAGCTACTCAAATCTGGGTATGGAAGTTACCTACTTCAGCTCTTGCAGCGGAAATAG
- a CDS encoding hemophore-related protein, which translates to MNKLSLTKTIAAVGGITMALSAGAGLASADPVTDEMVNSTCTYDQANAALHAENPMAAEYFDASPPNQQFMREFLGAPKDKRVSMINQVRGNQGIEYVIPVFQQMVRSCHKY; encoded by the coding sequence ATGAACAAACTGTCACTGACGAAAACCATTGCAGCCGTCGGCGGTATCACCATGGCGCTGAGCGCCGGGGCGGGTCTGGCTTCCGCAGACCCCGTTACCGACGAGATGGTGAACAGCACCTGTACGTACGATCAAGCGAACGCGGCACTGCACGCGGAGAACCCGATGGCCGCGGAGTACTTCGACGCGTCGCCACCCAACCAGCAGTTCATGCGAGAGTTCCTCGGTGCACCGAAAGACAAGCGCGTGAGCATGATCAACCAAGTCAGAGGCAACCAGGGCATCGAATACGTCATCCCCGTGTTCCAGCAGATGGTGCGCAGCTGCCACAAGTACTGA
- a CDS encoding MMPL/RND family transporter → MSAETDSAHSRPFIARTIRTLSPLIILGWLVLILYTTLASVNWDWSKAIPALETVGDERSVSLMPQDAPAVKAIMRMGKDFEESNSDSSAMIVLEGKNPLGEDAHRYYAELVRELRNDPKHVEHVQDLWGDRLTSSSVQSPDEKAAYVQLNLVGNQGTAQGDESVAAVREIVKRTSPSAPKDVETYVAGAAPLASDMQHAGNKSILKITAVTVVIIFTLLLILYRSVITVILLLIMVGVELAAARGIVAYLGHHDVFVLSTFAVNMLVFLSIAAGTDYGIFFFGRYQEARQAGEDRETAYYTTYRSVAPVVLASGLTIAGAILCLHFTRLPYFQTMGIPCAIGMLAAVAVAVTLVPAGIAVASRFGLLEPKRMLRVQRWRGVGTAIVRWPAPILVASLAVALVGLSTLPGYKTSYNDRLYISSDIPANQGFAAAQRHFSESRLTPDVLLIETDRDLRNPADFLVLNKVAKAIFKVRGVSRVQGITRPEGTPIANTSVPFLLSLQSAGQVQATRFQKKRIADMQKQADDMAKMISTMQRTYGVMKKMSETTHRMTADTHEVQELTDDLRGSIALFDDFLRPIRNYFYWEKHCFDIPICWSIRSIFDALDGADALDDGLVRLVKDMDQLDAIMPQLLVQFPQMIEVMQSMRTSVLTMYATMSGQFAQMDETTDDVMAMGQAFDASKNDDSFFLPPEVFSNPDFKRAMSSFLSPDGKTVRFIISHNGDPMSPEGITRIEQVRNAAEEALKGTPLVGGKVYIAGAASTAKDWKDGSTYDLLIAGIAAICLVFIIMLITTRSFIAALVIVGTVALSLGASFGMSVLLWQYILGINLHWMVLAMSVIILLAVGSDYNLLLVSRMKEELGAGLNTGIIRAMGGTGKVVTSAGLVFAATMASMVVSDLQIIGQIGTTIGLGLLFDTLIVRSFMTPSIAALLGRWFWWPQRVRPRPPSALRQPVGAAVAAPSSARPDDDDPTTELPRLDN, encoded by the coding sequence ATGAGTGCTGAGACAGACTCAGCGCACTCGCGGCCGTTCATCGCGCGGACAATACGAACGCTGTCGCCTCTGATCATTTTGGGGTGGCTGGTGTTGATTCTGTATACGACACTGGCATCGGTCAATTGGGACTGGAGCAAGGCGATTCCCGCGCTGGAAACCGTGGGGGACGAGCGTTCGGTATCACTCATGCCGCAGGACGCACCGGCCGTCAAGGCCATCATGCGGATGGGCAAGGACTTCGAGGAGTCGAACTCCGACAGTTCCGCGATGATCGTCCTCGAGGGGAAGAATCCGCTCGGCGAGGACGCACATCGGTACTACGCCGAACTGGTTCGCGAGCTGCGGAACGATCCCAAACACGTCGAGCACGTGCAGGATCTGTGGGGCGACCGGTTGACCTCATCGAGTGTGCAGAGTCCCGACGAGAAGGCCGCGTATGTGCAGCTGAATCTCGTGGGAAACCAAGGCACCGCGCAGGGCGACGAGTCCGTGGCCGCGGTCCGGGAGATCGTCAAACGGACGTCCCCGTCGGCTCCGAAGGATGTCGAAACCTATGTGGCCGGTGCTGCGCCATTGGCGTCGGATATGCAGCACGCGGGCAACAAATCGATCCTGAAGATCACCGCGGTCACCGTTGTCATCATCTTCACGCTGTTGCTGATCCTCTATCGGTCAGTCATCACGGTGATCCTGCTGCTGATCATGGTGGGCGTTGAGCTGGCAGCCGCTCGTGGCATCGTCGCGTATCTCGGACACCACGACGTTTTCGTGCTCTCCACGTTCGCCGTCAACATGCTGGTCTTCCTGAGCATCGCGGCCGGTACCGACTACGGAATCTTCTTCTTCGGTCGATATCAGGAGGCGCGTCAGGCGGGCGAGGACCGCGAAACCGCTTATTACACAACGTATCGCAGTGTGGCTCCCGTGGTCTTGGCCTCAGGTCTGACCATCGCCGGAGCCATCCTGTGTCTGCATTTCACCCGGTTGCCGTACTTCCAAACCATGGGTATCCCCTGTGCCATCGGCATGCTGGCCGCGGTCGCGGTGGCGGTGACCCTGGTTCCCGCCGGTATTGCGGTGGCAAGCCGATTCGGGCTGCTCGAACCCAAGCGCATGTTGCGTGTTCAGCGGTGGCGCGGAGTCGGCACGGCAATCGTCCGCTGGCCTGCACCCATCCTGGTCGCCTCGCTGGCGGTGGCACTGGTCGGACTGTCCACCCTTCCGGGCTACAAGACGAGCTATAACGATCGGCTCTACATCTCCAGCGACATTCCGGCCAACCAGGGATTCGCCGCCGCTCAACGCCATTTCTCCGAGTCGCGGCTTACCCCAGACGTATTGCTGATCGAGACCGACCGGGATCTTCGAAACCCCGCGGATTTCCTGGTGTTGAACAAGGTGGCCAAGGCCATTTTCAAGGTGCGTGGGGTCTCGCGGGTCCAGGGGATAACCCGCCCGGAGGGCACGCCGATCGCCAACACATCGGTGCCCTTCTTGCTCAGCTTGCAGAGTGCCGGCCAAGTGCAGGCGACTCGATTTCAGAAGAAGCGCATCGCCGACATGCAAAAGCAGGCCGACGATATGGCCAAGATGATCTCGACGATGCAACGCACGTACGGCGTCATGAAGAAGATGTCCGAGACCACGCACCGGATGACGGCAGACACGCACGAGGTGCAGGAACTCACCGACGACTTGCGGGGCAGTATCGCCCTCTTCGACGACTTCCTCCGGCCGATTCGCAACTACTTCTATTGGGAGAAGCACTGTTTCGACATCCCCATCTGCTGGTCGATCAGATCGATCTTCGATGCGCTGGATGGGGCGGATGCGCTGGACGACGGGTTGGTCAGACTGGTCAAGGACATGGACCAGCTGGACGCGATCATGCCGCAGCTGCTTGTTCAGTTCCCTCAGATGATCGAGGTCATGCAGAGCATGCGGACCTCGGTGCTCACCATGTATGCCACCATGTCGGGTCAGTTCGCTCAGATGGACGAGACCACCGACGACGTGATGGCCATGGGACAGGCTTTTGACGCCTCGAAGAACGACGATTCCTTCTTCCTGCCCCCCGAGGTGTTCAGCAACCCCGACTTCAAACGTGCCATGAGCTCCTTCCTGTCGCCGGACGGAAAGACGGTGCGGTTCATCATTTCCCATAACGGTGACCCCATGTCGCCGGAGGGGATAACGCGGATCGAGCAGGTTCGGAACGCGGCCGAAGAGGCGCTCAAGGGAACACCGCTGGTGGGCGGCAAGGTCTACATCGCCGGGGCCGCGTCGACCGCCAAGGACTGGAAAGACGGTTCCACCTACGACCTGCTGATCGCGGGCATAGCGGCAATCTGTCTGGTGTTCATCATCATGCTCATCACCACCCGAAGTTTCATCGCCGCCTTGGTGATCGTGGGTACGGTGGCGCTGTCCCTGGGTGCGTCGTTCGGCATGTCTGTGCTTCTGTGGCAATACATCTTGGGGATCAATCTGCACTGGATGGTGCTGGCGATGTCGGTGATCATCCTCTTGGCCGTCGGATCCGATTACAACCTGCTGCTGGTCTCCCGAATGAAGGAGGAGTTGGGCGCGGGCCTGAACACGGGCATCATTCGCGCGATGGGCGGCACCGGAAAGGTGGTCACCTCAGCGGGATTGGTGTTCGCGGCGACGATGGCCTCGATGGTTGTCAGTGACCTGCAGATCATCGGTCAGATCGGTACCACCATCGGCCTGGGGCTGCTGTTCGACACTCTGATTGTGCGCTCGTTCATGACCCCGTCGATCGCGGCGCTCCTCGGCCGTTGGTTCTGGTGGCCACAGCGCGTGCGACCACGTCCGCCGAGCGCGCTTCGTCAGCCCGTGGGTGCTGCGGTCGCGGCTCCGTCTTCGGCCCGCCCGGATGACGATGATCCGACCACGGAGCTACCGCGGCTCGACAACTAA